A DNA window from Crassostrea angulata isolate pt1a10 unplaced genomic scaffold, ASM2561291v2 HiC_scaffold_274, whole genome shotgun sequence contains the following coding sequences:
- the LOC128170003 gene encoding uncharacterized protein LOC128170003, translating to MLYFCNRGRENLRGMKKSDYVIRKDHDSRRYVACTTAKLTKNHRGLNCNDDDQDGGRMYEQPGNSNCPVMSFEKYIAKLNADCDSLWQRPKTSIDDHSPVWYDNMVVGKNVLGSMMQRISKDAGLTCVYTNHCIRATCITMLDECGYESRHIIGISKHKSESSLKHYSSKLSNSQKRNMSDALTTKLSVCKSAPIQHTPLQQIENNLMPDLASNVQELQDIVDVDDRDLAAILDNPMFGNLHGTGISIPNVKTAKSVFSFHGCNITIHNN from the exons atgttGTACTTTTGCAACCGAGGAAGAGAAAATCTTCGTGGAATGAAAAAGAGTGACTATGTAATCCGGAAGGACCATGACAGCAGGAGGTATGTCGCATGCACCACTGCAAAGCTAACAAAGAATCATAGAGGTCTGAATTGTAATGATGATGACCAGGATGGAGGAAGGATGTATGAGCAACCCG gAAATTCCAATTGTCCAGTTATGAGTTTTGAGAAATATATCGCCAAGCTAAATGCAGACTGCGACTCTCTATGGCAACGTCCAAAGACAAGCATTGATGATCATTCACCTGTTTGGTATGACAATATGGTTGTTGGAAAGAATGTCTTAGGAAGTATGATGCAGAGGATTAGCAAAGATGCAGGACTTACATGTGTGTATACTAATCATTGCATACGAGCCACCTGCATAACCATGCTGGATGAATGTGGCTATGAGTCTCGACACATTATTGGTATTTCTAAACATAAATCAGAAAGCAGCTTAAAACATTATTCCTCCAAATTAAGCAATTCCCAAAAACGCAATATGTCAGATGCCTTAACAACAAAATTATCCGTATGCAAGTCTGCGCCAATTCAACATACACCCCTTCAACAAATTGAGAACAATTTAATGCCAGATCTAGCCTCAAATGTGCAAGAACTCCAGGACATTGTCGATGTTGATGACAGAGATTTAGCTGCCATTCTTGACAACCCCATGTTTGGAAATCTTCATGGAACTGGAATCAGCATTCCTAATGTTAAAACAGCTAAATCTGTTTTTTCTTTCCATGGCTGCAACATTACAATACACAATAACTAA